A stretch of the Papaver somniferum cultivar HN1 chromosome 6, ASM357369v1, whole genome shotgun sequence genome encodes the following:
- the LOC113288290 gene encoding ethylene receptor-like, whose product MESCNCIEPQWPADELLMKYQYISDFFIALAYFSIPLELIYFVKKSAVFPYRWVLVQFGAFIVLCGATHLINLWTFSMHSRTVAVVMTTAKVLTAVVSCATALMLVHIIPDLLSVKTRELFLKNKAAELDREMGLIRTQEETGRHVRMLTHEIRSTLDRHTILKTTLVELGRTLALEECALWMPSRSSLELQLSYTLRHQNPAGLSVPIQLSVINQVFSSNRAMKISPNSPVARIRPLAGKYMPGEVVAVRVPLLNLSDFQNDWQEQSAQYALMVLMLPSDSARQWHVHELELVEVVADQVAVALSHAAILEESMRARDQLMEQNVALDLARREAETAIRARNDFLAVMNHEMRTPMHAIIALSSLIQETELTPEQRLMVETVLKSSNLLATLINDVLDLSRLEDGSLELDIGTFNLHGMFKEVINLIKPIASVKKLLISLNMAADLPEYAVGDERRLMQTILNVAGNALKFSKEGSISIAACIAKSDSLRDARAPDFFPVYGADHFYLRVQVKDTGLGINPQDIPYLFNKFAQTQPLSSKNVNGTGLGLAICKRFVSLMKGHIWIESEGLGKGCTAIFIVKLGIANQSTESEQHFIPKLHGNHALATFQGLKVLVIDDNGVSRMVTKGLLVHLGCDVTVVSSGKDCLRSVTPEHKVVFMDVSMSGMEGYEVAVRLHERFSTRHERPLLVALTGSTDRVTKEHCLRVGMDGVILKPISLEKMRIALSELLEHGVFSEAKW is encoded by the exons ATGGAGTCTTGCAACTGCATTGAGCCTCAATGGCCTGCAGATGAACTGTTAATGAAGTATCAGTACATCTCTGACTTCTTCATTGCACTTGCATATTTCTCTATCCCTCTTGAGTTAATCTACTTTGTAAAAAAATCAGCAGTTTTCCCATACAGATGGGTGCTTGTACAATTCGGAGCTTTCATTGTTCTTTGTGGAGCTACACACCTAATTAACTTATGGACTTTCAGCATGCATTCACGAACTGTAGCAGTTGTAATGACCACAGCAAAGGTTTTGACTGCAGTTGTGTCCTGTGCTACTGCCCTAATGCTTGTGCATATTATTCCTGACTTGTTGAGCGTGAAAACTAGGGAgttatttttgaaaaataaggcTGCAGAGCTTGACCGTGAGATGGGTTTGATCCGTACCCAAGAAGAAACAGGCAGACATGTTAGAATGCTTACTCATGAGATCAGAAGCACCCTTGACAGACACACAATCTTGAAGACTACTCTTGTTGAGCTGGGGAGAACTTTGGCGTTGGAGGAGTGTGCACTGTGGATGCCATCACGCTCCAGTTTGGAGCTTCAACTTTCCTACACTCTACGCCACCAGAATCCTGCTGGACTTTCTGTGCCTATCCAGCTTTCTGTGATTAATCAAGTCTTCAGTAGCAACCGTGCAATGAAAATATCACCAAATTCACCAGTTGCAAGAATACGACCTCTTGCAGGGAAATATATGCCCGGGGAGGTTGTTGCTGTGAGGGTCCCACTCCTAAACCTCTCTGATTTCCAAAATGATTGGCAAGAACAATCTGCGCAGTATGCATTGATGGTTTTGATGCTTCCCTCGGACAGTGCGAGACAATGGCATGTACACGAGCTGGAGCTAGTCGAAGTGGTTGCTGATCAG GTGGCTGTTGCTCTTTCCCATGCTGCAATTCTTGAAGAATCAATGAGGGCGAGAGACCAGCTTATGGAACAAAATGTTGCACTGGATCTAGCAAGGAGAGAAGCAGAAACAGCCATACGAGCTCGCAATGATTTCCTGGCAGTGATGAACCATGAGATGAGAACCCCTATGCATGCAATCATAGCACTCTCATCTTTAATTCAAGAAACTGAATTGACTCCTGAACAACGCCTTATGGTGGAAACAGTTCTGAAGAGCAGTAACCTCTTAGCTACGCTCATCAATGATGTATTGGATCTTTCAAGGCTTGAAGACGGAAGTCTTGAACTTGACATTGGGACGTTTAACCTTCATGGAATGTTCAAAGAG GTTATTAACTTGATTAAGCCCATTGCTTCTGTTAAAAAGTTGTTGATTTCTTTAAATATGGCTGCGGATTTGCCTGAGTATGCTGTTGGTGATGAAAGACGTCTCATGCAAACAATCCTAAATGTTGCCGGAAATGCTCTTAAGTTCTCAAAAGAAGGCAGCATCTCAATTGCTGCTTGTATTGCAAAATCTGATTCTTTAAGAGATGCTCGAGCACctgatttttttcctgtttatggTGCTGATCACTTCTATCTACGAGTACAG GTAAAGGATACTGGCCTAGGAATCAATCCTCAAGATATCCCTTATTTATTTAACAAATTTGCACAAACCCAGCCTCTATCAAGTAAAAATGTTAATGGTACAGGGTTAGGGCTTGCAATTTGTAAGAG GTTTGTGAGTCTAATGAAAGGGCATATTTGGATCGAGAGTGAAGGTCTTGGCAAAGGGTGCACTGCTATATTCATTGTGAAACTTGGAATTGCAAATCAATCAACTGAGTCGGAACAACATTTTATACCCAAGCTGCATGGAAATCATGCCCTGGCTACGTTTCAAGGGCTCAAAGTTCTTGTCATCGATGACAATGG GGTGAGTAGGATGGTTACCAAGGGACTACTCGTGCATCTTGGGTGCGATGTAACTGTTGTCAGTTCAGGGAAAGACTGTTTGCGATCTGTTACTCCTGAACACAAGGTTGTTTTCATGGATGTATCCATGTCTGGAATGGAAGGGTATGAAGTGGCGGTCCGATTGCATGAAAGATTTTCTACACGCCATGAGAGACCGCTGCTCGTAGCTCTTACAGGGAGTACAGATAGGGTAACAAAAGAGCACTGTTTGAGGGTTGGTATGGATGGAGTGATCTTAAAACCTATAtcacttgagaaaatgaggattgCCCTGTCAGAGCTTCTAGAGCATGGGGTTTTCTCTGAAGCCAAGTGGTAG